One window of the Chlamydiales bacterium genome contains the following:
- a CDS encoding UvrD-helicase domain-containing protein, with product MSSFDVLNRELNIFGSRLLEASAGTGKTFAIEHLAVRLILESQEPLVLDKILIVTFTRAATRELRMRIRSNLESALSQIRKRSAKFDYLTAILEAGEERVAAAQRRLEDALSTFDQAQIFTIHSFCFRMLREFAFEAKLPLDLVDPEEGDEPARVASSIYDFFRNGFKPPRYGMSQIQQVLSKHQSDFALLAKRLKPLIERRAEIESVPSFEELRIQFNEKLIALPKLDKERALSDYRKIAPNYKRVSIEQGEKQLSTLIDLTEKGGASREEFDALLSVEGWFLQPLHELNLKKRTSIPSSQELAYPGLFTDLRSALLPLFERAKDPLQTMMRMASDCIQESSQKGLTFDGLLHKMSETLSSREFCQRVRSRYRALIVDEFQDTDPIQWKIFHTLFITGAEQPSAIYLVGDPKQSIYGFRGADVYTYLDAARCMHEKAHLGTNFRSDSSLVAALNTLFSARATGEKGWLPLPSQESKLDYIPVKDRGGSEEGFKDGKGAVHFFLAQAEVGRERSWPTAKMERELFFPFIAEEIDRLAFEKGLPFRSFAVLVKDRFQAERLNEYLKQQQIPSTVSRGRSILESQGYPVMQQLLEALLYPSKIKALLTTPLFGLTEEEFKQAPLDRFRELLSTLSKTGEEKGFACMIADFLAASWEGKKISERISETPDLYEEFTAVAELLMEEELKRGRAPLYALLLFMQSLKKSSMSSEETSQMRLHAEEDAVSLMTVHMSKGLEFEVVFALGIASRHTHKEELIFIREKKSERLEKLDRDLASSLLYLQERDAEKMRQLYVALTRAKKRVYIPLAFRMNEEEPASEPELGTQAPVELFFSSFNLQESLLFLEEAKQRASITYSLLDQLNPPLTSRRELPQPPVPQIRSFNMPIFERSLLSFSSLAKKSESEERILLGEEKSAHTLPVGAETGTLLHEILEKIFKKGLSSSSRKDERGLLIQKELKGTLLTGWEEVVIEMIDGALALPLPGIEGSFCLGDLLPHQIAQEMEFLFPMQNNLIKGFADLFFEREGRYYLVDWKSNWLGQTDAAYTLENLEAAMRSHDYFLQGSIYASAFERYVKLFDKRPFDQLFGGAYYLFLRGRAAYHFIPDLP from the coding sequence ATGAGCAGCTTCGATGTGCTGAATAGAGAGCTGAATATTTTTGGCTCGCGTCTTCTAGAGGCCTCTGCGGGAACAGGCAAGACCTTTGCAATCGAGCATCTGGCTGTCCGTCTAATCCTTGAGAGCCAAGAGCCCCTAGTCCTAGATAAGATTCTCATCGTTACTTTTACGCGGGCGGCAACGCGTGAGCTAAGGATGCGCATCCGTTCAAATCTTGAATCGGCGCTCTCTCAGATACGAAAACGCAGCGCGAAATTCGACTATCTCACCGCTATTCTGGAAGCGGGAGAAGAGAGAGTCGCCGCGGCTCAAAGACGGCTTGAAGATGCGCTCAGCACTTTTGACCAGGCTCAGATCTTTACAATTCACAGCTTCTGTTTCCGCATGCTGCGCGAGTTTGCTTTTGAGGCGAAGCTTCCTCTTGATCTTGTCGATCCTGAAGAGGGGGATGAACCCGCACGAGTGGCTAGCAGCATCTACGATTTTTTCAGAAATGGTTTTAAGCCACCTCGCTATGGGATGAGTCAGATCCAGCAGGTGCTGAGCAAGCATCAGTCCGATTTTGCACTTCTTGCAAAGCGTCTGAAGCCGCTCATAGAGAGAAGAGCGGAGATCGAATCTGTCCCTTCATTTGAAGAGCTCAGAATTCAGTTCAATGAGAAGCTGATTGCACTGCCGAAACTCGACAAGGAGAGGGCGTTAAGCGACTATCGAAAGATCGCCCCGAATTACAAGAGGGTTTCCATTGAACAGGGGGAGAAGCAGCTCTCTACTCTCATCGATCTTACTGAGAAAGGAGGAGCCTCTCGAGAGGAGTTCGATGCTCTGCTCTCTGTTGAGGGCTGGTTTCTCCAGCCACTCCATGAACTCAATCTCAAAAAGAGAACCTCGATACCCTCTTCTCAAGAGCTCGCCTATCCAGGGCTATTTACCGATCTTAGAAGCGCCCTTCTTCCCCTGTTTGAAAGAGCAAAAGATCCTCTTCAAACAATGATGCGCATGGCGAGCGACTGCATTCAGGAGAGCTCTCAAAAAGGGCTCACATTTGATGGGCTCCTTCATAAAATGAGCGAGACGCTGAGCAGCAGAGAGTTCTGCCAGAGAGTGAGAAGTCGCTACCGCGCCCTCATCGTCGATGAGTTCCAAGATACCGATCCGATCCAGTGGAAGATATTTCACACCCTCTTTATCACTGGGGCTGAGCAGCCCTCTGCCATCTATCTCGTTGGAGATCCTAAGCAGTCGATCTACGGCTTTCGAGGCGCTGATGTCTATACCTATCTTGATGCTGCGCGCTGCATGCATGAGAAGGCGCATCTAGGAACAAACTTCCGTTCGGATAGCTCTCTTGTTGCTGCGCTTAACACTCTCTTTTCCGCAAGGGCTACTGGAGAGAAGGGGTGGCTTCCTCTGCCTTCTCAGGAGAGCAAGCTCGACTACATCCCTGTAAAAGATAGAGGCGGAAGCGAAGAAGGGTTTAAAGATGGAAAAGGAGCCGTCCACTTCTTTCTAGCCCAAGCAGAAGTGGGTAGAGAGAGAAGCTGGCCTACAGCAAAAATGGAGAGAGAGCTCTTCTTTCCTTTTATTGCAGAAGAGATCGATCGCCTAGCTTTTGAAAAGGGGCTTCCCTTCCGCAGTTTTGCCGTGCTTGTGAAGGATCGCTTTCAAGCCGAGCGGTTGAACGAGTATTTAAAACAGCAGCAGATTCCTTCCACAGTAAGCCGAGGAAGAAGCATCCTGGAGTCGCAGGGCTATCCCGTAATGCAGCAGCTTCTAGAAGCGCTTCTCTATCCATCAAAAATAAAAGCTCTTCTCACAACTCCTCTTTTTGGACTTACAGAGGAGGAGTTTAAGCAGGCGCCATTGGATCGATTCAGAGAGCTTCTTTCGACCCTCTCAAAAACAGGAGAAGAGAAGGGATTCGCCTGCATGATAGCCGATTTTTTAGCAGCTTCATGGGAAGGAAAGAAAATTTCCGAGAGAATCTCTGAGACTCCTGATCTTTATGAGGAGTTCACAGCAGTCGCAGAGCTTCTTATGGAAGAAGAGCTCAAGAGAGGAAGAGCCCCTCTTTACGCCCTTCTTCTCTTCATGCAGTCGCTGAAGAAGAGCAGCATGAGCAGTGAAGAGACCTCTCAGATGCGCCTCCATGCGGAAGAGGACGCGGTCTCCCTCATGACGGTCCATATGAGTAAAGGGCTCGAGTTTGAAGTTGTCTTTGCTCTTGGTATCGCCTCAAGACACACGCACAAAGAGGAGCTCATCTTCATTCGAGAAAAAAAGAGCGAGAGATTAGAAAAATTAGATCGAGATCTCGCCTCATCGCTTCTCTACCTGCAAGAGAGGGATGCAGAAAAAATGAGACAGTTATATGTCGCTCTAACCCGCGCCAAGAAGCGGGTCTACATACCTCTTGCGTTCCGCATGAACGAAGAGGAGCCTGCATCGGAACCGGAGCTTGGCACCCAGGCGCCTGTAGAACTCTTCTTCTCCTCTTTTAATTTGCAAGAGAGCCTCCTCTTTTTGGAAGAGGCGAAGCAGCGCGCAAGCATTACCTACTCCCTTCTCGATCAGCTCAATCCACCTCTCACCTCGCGAAGAGAGCTCCCCCAGCCTCCGGTTCCACAGATAAGATCTTTTAATATGCCTATCTTTGAGCGCTCTCTTCTCTCCTTCTCCTCTCTCGCAAAAAAGAGCGAGAGCGAAGAGCGCATCCTCCTCGGCGAGGAGAAGAGTGCTCACACTCTTCCCGTTGGAGCAGAGACGGGAACTCTCTTGCATGAGATCTTAGAGAAGATCTTTAAGAAGGGGCTATCTTCTTCTTCTCGAAAAGATGAGAGAGGCCTCCTCATCCAGAAAGAGCTGAAGGGGACCCTCTTAACCGGCTGGGAGGAGGTCGTTATTGAGATGATAGATGGCGCTCTTGCTCTACCCCTTCCGGGAATAGAGGGCTCCTTCTGCTTAGGAGATCTGCTACCGCATCAGATCGCGCAAGAGATGGAGTTTCTCTTTCCCATGCAGAATAACCTTATCAAAGGATTTGCCGATCTCTTCTTTGAGAGAGAGGGCAGATACTACCTGGTCGACTGGAAGTCCAACTGGTTGGGACAGACAGATGCGGCTTACACTCTAGAAAATTTAGAAGCAGCAATGAGATCGCACGACTACTTTCTTCAAGGATCTATCTACGCCTCAGCATTTGAGCGTTATGTAAAGCTGTTTGACAAGCGCCCCTTTGATCAGCTCTTCGGCGGCGCCTACTACCTCTTTTTACGCGGAAGAGCCGCCTACCATTTTATTCCGGATCTCCCATGA
- a CDS encoding MFS transporter — MLSLPGLSKERRHSLAFLNLSQFLGAMNDNMFKLILVFLVIDIKGPEKANLIVSAAGATFVLPFLLFSSTAGVLADRFSKQKLLVMMKIAEVLIMTLALFAFGYRSIWAGYTLLFLLASHSAMFGPSKYGIIPEIVVRDRVSKANGLITGFTYLAMILGTFFASFFTEITGRKFVLTAAFCLVMALIGLASSFGIKRTLPQGSEKEINPLFLREIYRTLCFCKGRKHLLLSIFGSAYFLFIGAFTQLNIIPYAMQSLHLSDIAGGYLFLPTALGIAIGSFIAGKASKKQIELGLSCLAGVAISLLLFLLSATSTSLITAVLLLILLGIFGGAFIVPFDSYTQLASPHEHRGQVIAAANFLSFCGVLVASIALYLFGNVLELSSATGFAVLGGCTLLVSLWFIGRLSDLSLPYFARKASIFWKLKITGSELLEKSPDAVVILENPSMKKALILLDLIPNAQLFVIKSSEKNLSWLNKLFFSVHFLTAEKGREKLPEPKEEMRPCFLGLTSLPAVDPKALPFWKRFSRPNASYILVDIQPGPYRQTVSFKELLPKERRFSSA; from the coding sequence ATGCTTAGCCTTCCGGGACTTTCCAAGGAGAGGCGCCACTCCCTCGCGTTTCTAAATCTCTCTCAGTTTTTAGGCGCAATGAACGACAACATGTTCAAGCTGATCCTAGTCTTCCTCGTTATCGATATCAAGGGTCCCGAAAAGGCAAATCTCATCGTCTCGGCGGCAGGAGCCACCTTCGTGCTCCCATTTCTCCTCTTCTCCTCTACTGCAGGGGTGCTCGCCGACCGTTTTAGCAAGCAGAAGCTGCTGGTAATGATGAAGATCGCAGAGGTCCTTATCATGACCCTCGCCCTCTTCGCCTTTGGATATCGGAGCATCTGGGCGGGCTACACTCTTCTCTTCCTCCTCGCGTCACATAGCGCGATGTTTGGTCCTTCCAAGTATGGGATCATCCCAGAGATCGTCGTCCGCGATCGAGTCTCAAAGGCAAACGGCTTGATCACGGGCTTCACCTACCTCGCCATGATCTTGGGAACGTTTTTCGCCTCGTTTTTTACAGAGATCACAGGCCGCAAATTCGTTCTTACTGCCGCGTTCTGCCTTGTGATGGCGCTAATCGGATTGGCCTCCAGTTTTGGAATCAAGAGGACTCTTCCTCAAGGCTCTGAAAAAGAGATCAATCCCCTCTTTCTCCGCGAGATCTACCGGACTCTCTGCTTTTGCAAAGGAAGAAAGCACCTACTCCTTTCGATCTTCGGCTCGGCCTACTTTCTATTTATCGGAGCCTTCACCCAGCTCAACATCATTCCCTATGCGATGCAATCTCTTCATTTGAGCGATATTGCGGGAGGTTATCTCTTTCTTCCGACCGCTCTTGGCATTGCCATCGGCTCCTTTATCGCAGGGAAGGCCTCAAAAAAGCAGATCGAACTTGGGCTCTCCTGCCTTGCGGGAGTGGCCATTTCGCTTCTTCTCTTCCTCCTCTCCGCCACCTCAACCAGCCTCATCACCGCTGTACTACTTCTTATTCTGCTGGGTATCTTCGGCGGGGCGTTCATCGTTCCCTTCGACTCTTATACCCAGCTCGCCAGCCCTCATGAGCACAGGGGGCAGGTGATCGCAGCCGCTAACTTTCTAAGTTTTTGCGGCGTTCTCGTCGCCTCTATCGCTCTCTATCTATTTGGAAATGTTCTCGAGCTCTCTTCTGCAACAGGCTTTGCCGTGCTTGGCGGCTGCACCCTCCTGGTCTCGCTCTGGTTTATCGGAAGACTCTCTGATCTCTCGCTACCCTACTTCGCTCGCAAGGCCTCCATCTTCTGGAAACTTAAGATCACAGGATCTGAACTTTTGGAAAAGTCGCCTGATGCGGTCGTCATCTTGGAAAACCCGAGCATGAAGAAAGCTCTTATTCTCCTGGATCTCATTCCCAATGCTCAGCTTTTCGTGATTAAATCTTCAGAAAAGAATTTAAGTTGGCTCAATAAGCTCTTCTTCTCAGTTCATTTTTTGACAGCAGAAAAGGGCAGGGAGAAGCTTCCGGAACCAAAAGAGGAGATGCGCCCCTGCTTCCTCGGGTTAACATCCCTTCCTGCAGTCGATCCGAAGGCCCTTCCTTTCTGGAAGCGCTTCTCTCGCCCAAACGCCTCCTACATCCTCGTCGACATCCAGCCCGGCCCCTATCGCCAGACCGTCTCCTTTAAAGAACTCCTTCCTAAAGAAAGGAGATTCTCTTCGGCGTAA
- a CDS encoding exodeoxyribonuclease V subunit gamma: MKNAGELNSQIILSNKLEELADALKERLFFSGGHPFDRRVVIVPSLNIKRFLMMRYADDPDLQIAAGIEIYTLSQAMGELFEKDERRRVPTLLELSFQIEEEIWKLKSVQDEDEKALLSPLFSYVADEENIAPLSEELALLFLRYGRQERAFLDDWLGQEGWQQSLWRRIFNPTSRWIPLSQLVESTSPAPFPLYIFHFSALPRLFLNFFGRCNSIYFLLSPSPLFWGDLCSDKERAYLRKLLERRGAKEAQKSNLEALLGDQNSFFANLSKVGRDFFNELLDANLLEEERYVEPSNESTLLERIQGDVFEMRSPEGEIFSKDNSIELRGSSSRWKEVGALYEALLEVLDRHAADKAPIYAKDILVLAPDITLYLPYIQTIFGASESRLKFTVHDLPRSRESQLVQGLHALIALSTQRFDVNAALNLFSDPSFQKKFGLVSEDLTLFKRWAEKANILWGADADQRSHFLHETSEEGSWEAGFKRLLLGLAMVAPEDEELLSSTFPLSIVDKTEMEKLGLLIRIIRSLKIDLDPILKGEKRPISAWLTYLEHLAQSYLEFEKEERGVFGEIGKLSFSCIELESPVSFQRVIKALEKQLFQVRSSSLASAGLNAIYFGNLQEGAALPARIICMLGMEEGAFPRMEESRSLCALSTHALGKKLPKRNEEDRYLFLQLVLSARDYLLISYQKISAQDGKPLLPSPLVQELVSYIKRGYGSEITSELTQVYPPQKEARPFLSYSTPSATTSSGSFQVDIADLKKLAKNPLQFYFQKSLGLSLNWEEEEREFSLSALENALIKKRALHQPLSSILKSAEAKGSLPFAHYKELTRIKLAEEIGEMDHFFEKEGLSGDELIEVEWKEGCKQKEELSSGKWILPPLVIPLEEGSEATLVGKLSGVCKRGLALHAEKGFEGLIKSWPEVLMSMQIPLFEAKTETSLFLLKDKKRVDIRIADPLNSLKEYLKYYQIALHAPSPLFSEWAEPLIHGSEQDLEKKMTASKNSRDPYITWLFARDPSLSAAQIFENWSPLLRNLFDEVPT, encoded by the coding sequence ATGAAAAATGCCGGCGAGCTTAATTCTCAAATTATTCTTAGCAATAAGCTGGAAGAGCTCGCTGACGCTTTGAAAGAGCGCCTCTTTTTTTCAGGAGGGCACCCCTTCGATCGCAGGGTAGTTATCGTCCCTAGTCTCAACATCAAACGTTTTCTTATGATGCGGTATGCAGACGATCCCGATCTGCAGATCGCAGCTGGCATCGAGATCTACACCCTCTCCCAAGCGATGGGGGAGCTATTTGAAAAAGATGAGAGGAGGAGGGTCCCCACTCTTCTAGAGCTCTCTTTCCAAATCGAAGAGGAGATCTGGAAGCTCAAAAGTGTGCAGGATGAGGACGAGAAGGCGCTTCTGTCCCCTCTCTTTTCATACGTAGCAGATGAAGAGAATATCGCTCCACTTAGCGAAGAGCTAGCTCTTCTCTTTTTGCGTTATGGAAGACAAGAGAGAGCATTCCTCGATGATTGGCTTGGTCAGGAGGGGTGGCAGCAGTCTCTCTGGAGAAGAATTTTTAATCCTACTTCCAGATGGATCCCACTTTCTCAGCTGGTTGAGAGCACATCTCCAGCGCCCTTTCCCCTCTACATCTTCCATTTTTCGGCTCTGCCAAGGCTCTTTTTAAACTTTTTTGGTAGATGCAATTCTATCTACTTTCTTCTATCTCCCTCGCCGCTCTTCTGGGGAGATCTCTGCAGCGATAAGGAGCGCGCCTATTTGCGCAAGCTTCTAGAGAGGCGCGGGGCAAAAGAGGCGCAGAAGAGCAATTTAGAGGCTCTTCTCGGGGATCAGAACTCTTTTTTTGCCAATCTTTCAAAAGTGGGAAGGGATTTTTTCAATGAGCTTTTAGATGCGAATCTCTTGGAAGAGGAGAGGTATGTTGAACCGTCTAATGAGTCTACGCTGCTTGAAAGGATTCAAGGGGATGTCTTTGAAATGCGCTCCCCCGAAGGAGAGATCTTTTCCAAAGATAACTCCATCGAACTGCGTGGCTCCTCTTCAAGATGGAAGGAGGTCGGAGCTCTCTACGAAGCACTATTAGAAGTTCTGGATAGGCATGCGGCGGACAAGGCGCCGATCTACGCAAAAGATATCCTCGTGCTTGCCCCCGATATTACCCTCTATCTTCCCTATATTCAGACCATATTTGGCGCCAGCGAAAGTCGCTTGAAATTTACGGTGCATGATCTTCCAAGAAGCCGAGAGAGTCAGCTGGTTCAAGGCCTCCATGCACTCATTGCACTTTCAACGCAGCGGTTTGATGTAAATGCAGCTCTCAACCTCTTCTCCGATCCTAGCTTTCAGAAAAAATTTGGGCTCGTTTCTGAGGATCTAACTCTTTTCAAGCGCTGGGCAGAAAAAGCAAATATTCTCTGGGGCGCAGATGCCGATCAGCGCTCTCACTTTCTTCACGAGACGAGCGAAGAGGGGAGCTGGGAGGCGGGTTTTAAGAGGCTGCTGCTGGGTCTTGCAATGGTCGCTCCTGAGGATGAGGAGCTCCTCTCTTCTACCTTCCCTCTTTCGATCGTCGACAAGACGGAGATGGAGAAGCTCGGTCTTCTGATTAGAATCATCCGCAGCCTTAAGATCGATTTAGATCCGATTCTGAAAGGAGAGAAGAGGCCCATAAGCGCATGGCTCACCTATCTAGAGCATCTCGCCCAGAGCTATCTCGAGTTTGAAAAAGAGGAGAGAGGAGTCTTTGGTGAAATTGGCAAGCTCTCCTTCTCCTGCATCGAATTAGAGTCTCCAGTCTCTTTCCAGAGGGTGATAAAGGCTCTTGAGAAGCAGCTCTTCCAAGTGAGAAGCAGCTCTCTTGCAAGCGCAGGACTCAATGCGATCTACTTTGGCAATCTGCAAGAGGGAGCGGCTCTTCCTGCGCGCATCATCTGTATGCTCGGAATGGAGGAGGGGGCCTTCCCGCGGATGGAGGAGAGCCGCTCTCTATGTGCTCTCTCAACCCATGCTTTAGGTAAAAAACTCCCAAAAAGAAACGAAGAGGATCGCTACCTCTTTCTGCAACTCGTCCTATCCGCGCGTGATTACCTGCTGATCAGCTATCAGAAGATCTCTGCGCAAGATGGTAAACCCCTTCTCCCCTCCCCTCTCGTTCAAGAGCTTGTCTCCTACATAAAAAGGGGATATGGAAGTGAGATAACAAGCGAGCTCACTCAAGTTTATCCTCCTCAAAAAGAGGCAAGGCCCTTCCTCTCCTACTCTACTCCAAGCGCCACCACGAGTTCTGGGTCATTTCAGGTGGATATTGCAGATCTTAAGAAGCTAGCGAAGAATCCCCTGCAGTTCTACTTTCAGAAGAGCTTGGGCCTTTCACTTAACTGGGAAGAGGAGGAGAGAGAGTTCTCCCTTTCTGCTCTAGAGAATGCACTAATAAAAAAACGTGCTCTACATCAGCCGCTCTCCTCCATTTTAAAAAGCGCTGAAGCGAAGGGCTCTCTACCCTTTGCCCACTACAAAGAGCTCACGCGCATCAAACTCGCTGAAGAGATCGGAGAGATGGACCATTTCTTTGAAAAAGAGGGGCTGAGCGGGGATGAGCTTATCGAGGTCGAATGGAAAGAGGGGTGCAAGCAGAAGGAGGAGTTGAGTAGCGGCAAGTGGATCCTTCCGCCGCTCGTCATCCCTCTGGAAGAAGGAAGCGAAGCGACTCTAGTGGGCAAACTATCAGGCGTTTGCAAAAGAGGCCTTGCTCTGCATGCAGAGAAGGGTTTTGAAGGTCTCATCAAGAGCTGGCCGGAGGTTCTTATGTCGATGCAGATTCCGCTCTTCGAAGCGAAGACGGAGACCTCTCTATTTCTTCTAAAAGATAAAAAAAGGGTGGATATCCGCATCGCAGATCCTCTGAATAGCCTGAAAGAGTACTTAAAGTACTACCAGATCGCATTACATGCTCCATCGCCTCTTTTTTCAGAGTGGGCAGAGCCCCTGATTCACGGTTCGGAACAAGATCTTGAGAAGAAGATGACAGCCAGCAAAAACAGCAGGGATCCCTATATCACCTGGCTTTTTGCGCGCGATCCCTCGCTTTCTGCAGCGCAGATCTTTGAAAACTGGTCGCCGCTCTTGCGCAACCTGTTCGATGAGGTTCCAACATGA
- a CDS encoding collagen-like protein, with translation MKRSTLYLFAALASLPSLISADANDDPLHHLTNYDRLVPPGHILVAKGECSNCPKRPIQGPPGPVGPVGPTGTCSGCTGGGGPGQTGPTGEMGHVGATGPTGPTGATGSAGAAGSKGPTGVTGPTGATGSTGPMVAIGETGATGPTGPTGAAGATGSNGATGPTGPTGATGPTGAAGLDGPTGATGPTGPTGSTGSIGPTGATGPTGPTGSTGATGSSGPTGPTGVTGPTGPTGATGATGLDGPLGATGPTGATGPTGPTGDIGPTGATGPTGSTGATGSTGPTGATGPTGATGPTGGTGATGATGATGPTGATGPTGATGPTGVTGATGATGPTGATGPTGPTGATGPTGTTGPTGPTGPTGPTGATGSTGATGATGPTGPTGATGSTGPTGPTGATGATGPTGPTGPTGPTGATGATGPTGPTGPTGPTGPTGPTGATGPTGPTGPTGPTGPTGATGPTGPTGATGPTGATGPTGPTGPTGPTGATGPTGPTGATGPTGTIGATGATGPTGATGPTGPTGPTGPTGATGPTGPTGATGSTGATGATGPTGATGPTGPTGATGPTGPTGTTGPTGPTGATGPTGATGPTGVTGPTGATGATGATGPTGSTGPTGPTGATGPTGATGATGATGPTGPTGATGATGATGPTGPTGPTGATGPTGPTGPTGPTGPTGATGPTGPTGATGPTGPTGTTGPTGPTGATGPTGPTGATGPTGPTGPTGPTGATGPTGATGATGPTGATGPTGPTGATGPTGPKGTTGPTGPTGRTGATGPTGATGPTGATGPTGATGPTGPTGPTGATGPTGPTGRTGATGPTGATGPTGPTGPTGATGATGPTGATGPTGPTGPTGPTGPTGATGPTGPTGRTGATGPTGPTGPQGSLSYDFAWIFVPGTGNAAAPIVVTAGNAIPFSQITNQPVGSKISITPLGGGAGTRINIADVGYYQITWGIIPQVGVNTQSSISIRINGAASAPNNQRLTNACTGGPGFPFGLTTIINLTTPGGSTLVLRNDVNTLNMNSTDGSTTGIAAFMTIIKRL, from the coding sequence ATGAAAAGATCAACTCTATATCTATTTGCAGCTTTAGCCTCTCTTCCTTCTCTCATCAGCGCTGATGCAAACGATGATCCTTTGCACCATCTCACAAATTACGACAGACTTGTTCCACCTGGACACATCCTTGTTGCCAAAGGAGAGTGCTCCAACTGTCCCAAGCGTCCCATCCAAGGACCACCAGGTCCTGTTGGACCAGTCGGACCAACTGGGACGTGCTCTGGTTGCACAGGCGGGGGAGGGCCGGGGCAAACTGGACCGACAGGCGAGATGGGGCACGTGGGAGCGACAGGACCCACAGGCCCAACTGGAGCAACGGGGTCTGCAGGAGCTGCCGGTTCGAAGGGTCCTACTGGCGTGACGGGACCAACAGGCGCGACTGGCTCAACAGGCCCAATGGTTGCTATAGGAGAGACAGGAGCAACTGGTCCAACAGGTCCGACGGGAGCTGCTGGTGCGACCGGATCTAATGGTGCAACAGGTCCAACTGGTCCGACCGGAGCCACAGGCCCAACAGGAGCAGCGGGGCTTGATGGGCCCACTGGGGCAACTGGCCCGACGGGACCAACAGGCTCAACAGGCTCAATTGGACCGACGGGGGCCACCGGACCGACGGGACCTACGGGCTCAACCGGAGCAACTGGATCCAGCGGACCAACGGGTCCTACCGGAGTCACTGGTCCTACAGGGCCTACAGGTGCTACGGGAGCAACGGGACTAGATGGACCTCTTGGGGCGACGGGACCAACAGGTGCAACGGGCCCAACTGGTCCAACAGGGGATATAGGCCCGACAGGCGCAACGGGCCCGACTGGTTCGACAGGGGCCACAGGCTCAACTGGACCGACGGGAGCGACAGGTCCCACCGGAGCAACGGGTCCCACTGGGGGCACAGGTGCAACTGGAGCTACGGGAGCAACGGGTCCAACAGGAGCCACTGGCCCCACCGGAGCAACGGGTCCCACTGGAGTCACTGGGGCCACAGGAGCGACAGGTCCCACCGGAGCAACGGGTCCGACCGGCCCAACTGGCGCGACTGGCCCCACGGGAACAACGGGTCCGACCGGCCCCACTGGTCCAACTGGTCCGACTGGAGCAACAGGTTCCACTGGAGCCACTGGTGCAACTGGTCCAACTGGTCCGACTGGAGCAACGGGTTCCACTGGACCTACTGGTCCGACTGGAGCTACAGGAGCAACGGGTCCGACTGGTCCGACTGGACCCACTGGTCCGACTGGAGCTACAGGAGCAACGGGTCCGACTGGTCCGACTGGACCCACTGGACCTACTGGTCCTACTGGACCGACGGGCGCGACGGGTCCCACTGGACCTACTGGTCCGACCGGCCCAACTGGACCTACTGGCGCAACCGGTCCGACGGGGCCTACTGGTGCGACTGGACCTACCGGTGCAACGGGTCCCACTGGACCTACTGGTCCGACTGGACCCACAGGAGCAACGGGTCCCACTGGACCTACTGGCGCAACGGGGCCAACTGGAACGATAGGCGCTACTGGTGCAACGGGTCCTACCGGTGCAACGGGTCCGACCGGCCCCACTGGTCCAACTGGACCGACGGGTGCAACGGGTCCCACTGGACCTACTGGAGCAACGGGATCGACTGGAGCGACAGGCGCTACTGGACCTACTGGTGCAACAGGTCCAACCGGACCTACTGGGGCAACCGGTCCGACGGGGCCTACTGGTACAACAGGACCAACTGGACCTACTGGGGCAACCGGTCCTACCGGTGCAACGGGTCCTACTGGGGTAACGGGGCCAACTGGAGCGACAGGCGCTACTGGTGCGACTGGTCCTACCGGTTCAACGGGTCCCACTGGACCTACTGGGGCAACGGGTCCAACTGGAGCGACAGGCGCTACTGGAGCAACTGGTCCGACAGGTCCAACTGGAGCGACAGGCGCTACTGGAGCAACTGGTCCGACAGGTCCAACTGGACCTACTGGAGCGACAGGTCCAACTGGACCTACTGGTCCGACAGGTCCAACTGGACCTACTGGAGCGACAGGTCCAACTGGACCTACTGGGGCAACCGGTCCGACGGGGCCTACCGGTACAACAGGACCAACTGGACCTACTGGCGCAACCGGTCCGACGGGGCCAACCGGAGCCACAGGCCCTACTGGACCGACAGGACCAACTGGACCTACTGGCGCAACAGGTCCTACCGGAGCTACTGGCGCAACAGGTCCAACAGGAGCAACAGGTCCGACTGGACCAACAGGGGCAACGGGTCCGACTGGACCTAAGGGAACAACTGGCCCTACCGGGCCAACTGGACGCACCGGCGCAACAGGTCCAACAGGAGCAACGGGACCTACTGGAGCAACTGGGCCAACCGGCGCAACGGGCCCGACAGGTCCGACTGGACCTACTGGAGCAACAGGCCCTACTGGGCCAACTGGACGCACCGGCGCAACAGGTCCAACAGGAGCAACGGGTCCCACGGGGCCAACAGGCCCGACGGGAGCAACTGGTGCAACGGGGCCCACGGGAGCAACAGGTCCGACTGGACCTACTGGACCTACGGGCCCCACGGGGCCAACAGGCGCGACCGGTCCGACTGGACCTACGGGCCGCACCGGCGCAACGGGTCCAACGGGACCCACGGGACCCCAAGGAAGCTTGTCATATGATTTTGCATGGATTTTCGTTCCGGGTACTGGAAACGCAGCGGCTCCAATAGTCGTGACTGCTGGCAATGCCATTCCGTTTTCACAAATTACCAATCAGCCCGTAGGATCAAAAATATCGATAACACCTCTCGGCGGCGGCGCAGGCACTCGAATAAATATTGCTGATGTGGGTTATTATCAAATTACTTGGGGTATCATACCGCAGGTAGGCGTCAACACACAGTCTAGTATTTCTATACGAATAAATGGCGCTGCTTCTGCTCCAAATAACCAGCGACTCACCAACGCTTGCACAGGTGGACCTGGATTCCCATTTGGACTTACTACTATCATCAACCTCACAACTCCAGGCGGATCTACTCTTGTTCTGCGCAACGATGTTAACACCTTAAATATGAACTCCACTGACGGCTCAACCACTGGTATTGCCGCATTCATGACCATCATCAAACGGTTATAA